AAGACGGCCCGGTCGATCGAGGCGTTCGGACCGATCTCAACGTCATTTTCGATTACCACGCCACCTTGATGTATCTGCCGATGCAAGCGATCCGACCCGTCGCGTGCGAAGCCGAACCCCTCGCTTCCGAGGACCGCCCCCGCACGGAGCGTACAGTCGTCGCCGATCTCGACGCAGTCGTCGACGTGGACGTGTGGACCGATCACGACCCGCTTTCCGACCCGTGCCCCATCGGCGACGGTCGCGGTCGGATGGATCCGCGTCTCGTCCGGTCGGTTCATGAAGAACTCGTTTGCGATCCGCACGAACGCGAGCTTCGGTTCGCGGGCGAGCACGAGCGTTCTCGATTCGGGCGCGTCGATCCCCGGTGGGCAGACGATCACGCCCGCATCCGACTCGTGGACGTAGGTCGGATCGTCGTAGATACAGAACGCGAAATCGTCGGAACCGGCGGTATCCAGCGCATCGAGGCCCGTCACCGTCCGTTCGGGACCGACGTGTTCGCCGTCGACGAACGCGGCGATCTCCGTTGAACTGAGAGACACGGTAGTCTACTCGCAGATGGTTTCGGGAGGTATTTTATTATCCCGACGCTAACGCCGCCTGTCGAAGCGAGCGCGCCGGCTACGGCGGAGACGGGCCGCGGGCCGTGAGGGCGATACTCCCTCCATAACCAAGAGCCGTGACCGGGGCGCTACCGACAGAGCACCTGCATACCTATGTATAACGACAAGACGATCGCCGCCGTCATCCCGGCGTACAACGAGGAGCCGTTCATCGGCGAGGTCCTCGAAACCCTCCCCGAGTTCATCGACCGCGCATACGTGATCGACGACCGTTCGACCGACGACACGTGGGGTGAGATCCAACGCAAGGCAGAGGCGGTCAACGAGGAGGGCGAAACCACCCTCGATCGCGTGGTCCCCATCCGCCACGCCGAGAACAAGGGCGTCGGCGGCGCGATCAAGACCGGCTATCTCCACGCGCTCGACGACGAGATGGAGGTCACGACCGTCATCGCGGGCGACGGCCAGACTGAACCCGACATCGTCGAGCGGATCGTCAGACCCGTCGCCGAGGAAAAGGCCGAGTACTCGAAGGGTAACCGTCTTCTGGGGGCCGAGCGCCGCGACATGCCGCTGTTCCGGCAGGTCGGTAACTTCACCCTAACGCTGATCACGAAGATCGCAAGCGGTTACTGGAAGATCATGGACCCACAGAACGGTTCGACCGCGATCTCCTATGAGGCCCTCGACAAGGTCGGAATCGAGGAGATGTACGAGGACTACGGCTACTGTAACGACCTGCTCGTTCGTCTGAACGCCAAGAACATGCGCGTCGCGGACGTCAAGCGCCGTGCGGTCTACAAGGACGAGGAAAGCGACATCGACTACAAGACCTACATCCCGAAGGTCTCGGGGCTGCTCCTCAAGGACTTCCTCTGGCGCCTGCGCGTGAAGTACCTGATCCGAGACTTCCACCCGCTCGCGCTCTTCTATTACGTTGGTGCGGCCTCGGCGGGTGCCGGGGTACTGTCGGCGCTGAAGGCGGCGCTCGACCGGGAGGGGACCTCCCGGGGGACCTCGCTCGTCCTGTTCGTCGTCGGCTGGCTGTTCATGCTGCTGGCGATGGTCTTCGATATGGAGGAAAGCGAGGACCTCGAGGTTCTCCTGTACGACTGAGTGCCCTTGCGGTGCCGTCGGCCGTCTCGAACGCACGCAACGCTGATCGAAGGCAACCGACGGAAGGAAAGACCGTCCGAGTGAGTCGAGTCCGACAGTTCAGTACTCGAAGACGTCGTAGCGGCCGTTGCCGCTGACACTCAGATCGTCGGTCTCGACCGAGCCCGCACCGCCCGTGACCGAGACGCCGTCCCGGACCGTTCCCGAGAGGTCCATGTCGACGTCGTGGATGCTCGCCGAGTCGACCCCGGGCATGACGCGGATGGCTTCGGTCTGGTCAATGCTCATCTCGATGGAGACCTCCGAGACCTCGAGTCCCGACCCGCCGTCGAGTCGGATCGGGCGCTGGCCGCCGAAGCCGTCGATGTCCTCATCGTAGACGAACTCCGTCCCTTCGATCGAACTCCCGTCGCCGCCCAGACGGACCCCCGCGACGTTGGCGTTCTCGACGCGTCCACCCTCGACGTGGACGGTTCCGTCGGCGCTGCTGTCGCCCTGTGAGCAGTAGATCCCGTTGTCGGGGAAGGGGCCGATCTGGATGTCCCGCAGGGTGACGGTGCCCTCGTGGTAGTTGCTTACCAGCAGGCCCGTCCCGCCCCGGCCACCGGAGACGTCC
The DNA window shown above is from Halalkalicoccus jeotgali B3 and carries:
- a CDS encoding DapH/DapD/GlmU-related protein, with amino-acid sequence MSLSSTEIAAFVDGEHVGPERTVTGLDALDTAGSDDFAFCIYDDPTYVHESDAGVIVCPPGIDAPESRTLVLAREPKLAFVRIANEFFMNRPDETRIHPTATVADGARVGKRVVIGPHVHVDDCVEIGDDCTLRAGAVLGSEGFGFARDGSDRLHRQIHQGGVVIENDVEIGPNASIDRAVFDETVVERGAKLSGQVHLAHQVRIGRDTTVAYGSGFSGGATVGRRVTVHPHVSVATDVAIGDDAEIGMNAGVLSDVPDGTTVVGTPARPITDQ
- a CDS encoding glycosyltransferase family 2 protein encodes the protein MYNDKTIAAVIPAYNEEPFIGEVLETLPEFIDRAYVIDDRSTDDTWGEIQRKAEAVNEEGETTLDRVVPIRHAENKGVGGAIKTGYLHALDDEMEVTTVIAGDGQTEPDIVERIVRPVAEEKAEYSKGNRLLGAERRDMPLFRQVGNFTLTLITKIASGYWKIMDPQNGSTAISYEALDKVGIEEMYEDYGYCNDLLVRLNAKNMRVADVKRRAVYKDEESDIDYKTYIPKVSGLLLKDFLWRLRVKYLIRDFHPLALFYYVGAASAGAGVLSALKAALDREGTSRGTSLVLFVVGWLFMLLAMVFDMEESEDLEVLLYD